AAGCAGCCAAATCCAGGGTAGTCTGTATCTTTGCATTTGTTGCAGCTAAAGAGAGAGGACTTATCCAGCACGGGAGAGTCAGAACCATCCAGTATGATATCTGAGGTCTTTTAAGTACAGCTTTTAAAGCCTCTCAAAAATAAAATTGCTTGAGCTCAGTACAGATGTCAAGGGTAGACAGGTGGCTACGGCTTCCATTTGTCCATCTGGACCTTCTGATCTCAGACAGAGATTGAAACTAAAATGAAAACAAGTATGTGGTGAGTGAACTACGCAATATTTTCAAAGAGAGAAGAAAgcaatggagagaaaaaaatgacTTTGGATTGGATATTTTACTGCATCATCTATTAAGTCTATGATGAGTGAGCCTGCTGAGGCCTCCCTGTCCCCAGTATGTGGGCCGGGACAGGTGGGGTCTGTTTGACTGTCTAAAAGGCTCCTGCTGGCAGCCTGGGGCTGTGGCTACGCTGGTTAGCCTCAACACCATTCTCCAGCAAGGACAGGGACTCCAGAGAGCGAGTGCTCTCTGTGTCTGGACAAATGTGGCGCAGCCCTGGGGGCGGGAAGTCCTCGCTCCCCTCCTGGCCCTCCCCGCTGGCTGCCGCTAAGGCCGCTGCCGCCGCACACTCCTCCTTAAACAGGCGGTCATGCTCCCGCTTGAGATCCTGGTAGCTCTTAGAGAACATGTGGAAGATGGAGGTGGCAGGGAAGGCcatgatgaggatgccactcaGAATGCTGCTCAGCGCCACCACCTGGCCCGGGATGCTACGTGGCACCATGTCTCCGTAGCCCACCGTCGTCATGGAGATGATGGCCCACCAATAGGAGGCAGGGATACTGCTGAAGTCCTCGACTCCGGTCAGCTCACTCTCAGCCAGGTGGACCAGCGGGGAGAAGAGGGTGACAGCCACACACAGGAAGAGCAGCAGCAGGCCAAACTCTCTGGTGCTCCTCCTCACCGTTAGGCCCAGGGTCTGCAGGCCCAGCGAGTGACGGGCCAGCCTCATCACATACAGGATCCTTAGGGCCCTCAGGATCCTCAGCACCAGGCCTAGCTTGTCCAGGTAGCTGGTCCCTCCGGCCTTCTCATGGTCCATGGCCGGGTCATCTTCATCCACCACCAGGGACACGTAGTAGGGCAAGATGGCCATGGCGTCAATGACGTTGAGGGGCCCACGGATGAATTCCAGCTTGCTGCGAGCCTGGATGAAGCGCAGGATCCACTCCAGGGAGAACCAGGCCACACACACTGTCTCCACAATGAACATATTGCGACACTTCTGAGAACACTCACcctgtgacacagagagagagagagagagagagaaaaagagagagaatttggggggaaggggggatgagagagaggagaggggatggacaGGGAGAATCggaaaaacagagagagtagTAGGTAGACAGTGGTCAagtggaagaaagagagaaggacacACAAGGGGAGGGACAGATATCAGTGGGTTAGATAACCATCTAGTAATTAATATATCAGCTTACCTACTCTACATGCTACACTGATAGATAAGTGGGAAGCAATCAATTCATTAGGCAGGATCAAAGATTAATTCGACACACTCTGAACACGAACACAAAAGACAAACAGGCCAGAATTCCCTTTAACTGCCTTGAGAGGGGCAGGTAATTAAACACTCATAGGCCAGTAAAAATACTATTCCCAGCCAGCTACGCAGATCACAGACGCaggcgcgcgcacgcacgcacacacacacacacactttccctgtCTCATCCCTCACACAAACACCCTCTCATTTATCACCTCCCTCCCCCACTTTCTCTTCTTCTCACACATCTCTCGccctaatttctctctctcaaatcaatttcaatttaagggggcTTTATTGGagtgggaaacatatgtttacattgccaaagcaagtttattagataataaacaaaagtgaaataaaccccaaaaattacagtaaacattacactcacaaaaatttcaaatgtcatattatgtgcaaatatttaaagtacattagggaaaataaataaacataaatatgggttgtatttacaatggtgtttgttcttcactggttgcgattttcttgtggcaacagctCACAAATCTtgatgctgtgatggcacactgtggtatttcacccaatagatatgggagttaatcaaaattgggtttgttttcgaattctttgtgggtctgtgtaatctgagggaaatatgtgtatcTAATTAAGTATCCTGCctatgtgtactctctgtttagggccaaatagtgttctagtttgctctgtttttttgtaaattgtttacaatgtgtcaagtaattatccttttgttttctcatgatttggttgggtctaattgtgttgctgtcctttttcagttaacctttatttaactagtcagataagaacaaattcttatttacaatgacggcctaggaacagtgggttaactgccttgttcaggggcagaatgacagatttttaccttgtcagcttggggattcaatctagcaacctttcggttactggcccaactctcgaACCACTAAGCTAACTGCCGCCCATGCTTAAGCGTTACAGATTGTGCAATAtaaatttaaaggtaatttcagaTTGAGCTGACATGTAATTAATTGCAATAAGTAATTGCAGCCTCCGCTAacacgggaacattgcctttaaatgtcaatCACGTTGTGATATGGAGCTAAATAGGTCATATTGTATATTTGCATGTTTCCAATTCATGATGCTTTTCTGTTGTATGTGTGTTTGCCATTAATCCCCTGTCAAGTGTGTGTACCCCTTCTACGGGCCAATGGAGAATACAATTAAAAGGCATGCATGCTCCAAAGCCTACTAGGAGGGACTGGAATGGTGTAAAGTCAAGTGTAAAGTCAGTGTTatcttcctgtgtgtgtctcctgcCTTCCTTTTCAGGGCAGTGGTGGTAGAGTCAGGGCTGCTCTAACCTATGGCCTGCTGTAGGGTTATTGACCTCTGTGTTGAGAGGTTAGTCACTGTCCCTCCAGCTCTCACAGGCTATCATGCATCTGGCCACTGGAGGGGAGATTTGTCCTTCTCTCTGTAGGACTTTACCTTTCCTCCACTACAGAGATCTGGCAAATATTTCATACACTACAGGGATCTGGGAATCTTTCCTGCACTACAGAGATCTGGGAATATTTCCCCCACTACAGAGATCTGGGAATATTTCCTACACTACAGAGATCTGGGAATATTTCCTACACTACAGGGATCTGGGAATATTTTCTACACTACAGGGATCTGGGAATATTTCCTACACTACAGGGATCTGGGAATATTTCCTACACTACAGGGATCTGGGAATATTTTCTACACTACAGGGATCTGGGAATATTTTCTACACTACAGTGATCTGGGAATATTTCCTCTAGTACAGCGATCTGGGAATATTTTCTATACTACAGAGATCTGGGAATCTTTCCTTCAGTACAGCGATCTGGGAATATTTCCTCTAGTACAGGGATCTGTGAATATTTCCTTCACTACAGGGATCTGGGAATATTTCCTCTAGTACAGGGATCTGGGAATATTTCCTTCACTACAGGGATCTGGGAATATTTCCTCTAGTACAGGGATCTGGGAATATTTCTTCACTAATGGAACTTTAACCTTAACTTTTCCTTTCCATTATTCAGTCCATCTATTGCTCATTTCTTAACCTTCTGGGACTTGTCTACCTtataatgtcaaatcaaatcacattttgttTGTCACGTTTAGCTAACAACAGGtgaagactaacagtgaaatgcttacttatggtcTCTTCCATAAGTAAGCATAAGtaagaataaatacacaatgagtaatgataacttggctatatacagtacacagggtaccagtagcAAGTCGAtttgcaggggtatgaggtaattgaggtagatatgtacatataggtaggggtaaaatgaTAAggtataggtaggggtaaagtgaggCAACAGCGTTTGTGATGattcaaaagagttagtgcaaaggggggtcaatgcagatagtctctGTAGCTATTTgatgaactatttagcagtcttatggcttggggggtactTTTTGTACCAGACatggtgcatcggtaccacttgccatgcggtagaaaagagaacagtccatgatctgggtggctggagtctttgacaatttctagggccttcctctgacccactggtatagaagtcctgggtggcaggtacagtagctcggccccagtgatgtaccgggccgtatatattaccctctgtagcaccttgcggttggatgccaagcagttgccataccaagcagtgatgcagccagtcaagatgctctcaatggtgcagctgtagaactttttaagGATCTGATGACCTCTACCTCTATCCATTTAGAGAGCTGACCTGAGCTGAGAGGTAAATCTGCCTTACACTCTGGGACATTGAGAACATTAAGGCAGAGTGCCACTCTCCCACTCATCTGCATAATGGTTAATTTCTCACAGCTAATGCACTCCCTCTGACCTTATCTTACTGACTCGTTCTGTACCAAATGTTAATGACGTTTCATTTCAACAGCAGCAGTCAATTCAACCCGGCTGCTGCCAAAGTGCCTCTGACTGGAAAACACATCATCATGATCAGTATTGAAAAATTCCAAAGTCGGAATGTGACAAGTATAGTGACGGAATAGAATAATTGAAAATAGTAAATGAGAGTAACATACTTTACAACCAACAGCTGCAACTGAATAACATGCCTGCCATGTACAACAGCTACCTACCCTTTAGAAAGGGTTAGCAACATTCTCAGAGATGCTTCTACCAGAATAGCAGTGGAGTTATCACTCAATGGCACCCCAATTACTAGAGTGAAATTTGTCTACTCTTTTGCAAGGCTTTGGTTCAAAACCTAAACAATTATTAAGCTGAATAATTCAAATCAGCTGCCATTCAGGAAAACCACTTTTGAAACATCtgacagtaagagagagggagagaattctGACCATGTACAATGCATGTTTTTAAGCCATTAAtgaagggatacttcgggatatTGGtcatgaagccctttatctacttccccaaagtcagatgaactcatggatacaatttgtatgtctctgcatcaagtatgaaggaagttagaggtcgtTTTGAGTGCCAATGATAAATTGTGTTAGTGCAATGACTAGAAGTCTATGGAAtcaactagcatgctagcagttaccatagacatccagtcattgcgctaaagctagctagcaattgcgctaaagctagttagcttcaaactgcacgcagagacattcAAATGTTATCCACGAGTTAACTCTGAGGAAGTGGATACAGGTCTTCATTGCCAAATCCTGAGGTTTCCCGTTAAGCAAAAGAAAGATGATGAATTAAATCCTTTGTTTACATGGCTATAGAGTCTACGGCTTGACCTTTTCAAAAATGTTGCTGTATTACAGAATTtattttaaatggattaaattgagattgtatcactgatttacacacaatacccaataatggaaaagtggaattatatttttagaaatgtttacaaattaataaaaaattccaagatgaaatgtcttgggtcaataagtattcaacccatttgttatggcaagcctaaatgagttcaggagtaaaaatgtgcttaaccaGTCAGaaaataagttacatggactgaGGGGTTTGCAAAGAATGGTTTACAAAGTAGGCAAGTGGTTCgcaaaagcagacattgaatatccctttgagcatgtcgCAGTTATTagtgttattaattacactttggatcatgtaggctgtcattgtaaataattataTGTTTTCAACTGACctaaataaaagttaaatcaaataaaaaaaatgtatcaatacacccagtcactacaaagatacaggcaccccttctaactcagttgccggagagaaaggaaacccctcagggatttcaccatgaacccaattgtgattttaaaacagttacagagtttcatgtctgtgataggagataactgacgatggatcaacaacattgtagttactccacaatactaacaaaatattccaaaatatgcatcctgcttgcaaaaaggcactaaattaatactgcaaaaaaaaattgcaaaaaaataactttttgtcctgaatacaaagcgttatgtttggggcatcACTGagtacacatcactgagtaccacatattttcaagcatggtccTTGCCCTagtcaggataaaaagaaacggaatagccaagcataggcaaaatcctagaggaaaacttccaacagacactggaagacaaattcacctttcagcaggaaaataacctaaaacacaaggacaaatatacactggagttgcttactaagatGACATTGATTGTTCCTGGGTGGCCTAGTTACAgcttgaacatctatggcaagacttgaaaatggctgtctagcaatgatcaatcaACTAACTTGACAGAGATGGAATAatgttttaaagaataatgtgcaaatatcgtacaatccaggtgtgcacagcttttagagacttactcagaaagactcacagctgtaatcactgccaaaggtgattctaaaatgTACAGTATTGACTCAGGAGGTTCAATACTTATCTTAttaagatatattagtgttttacttTCCATTAGTTTTCCATTTAATTGTAGAATtgatcttccactttgacattttgtGTACCGGTAGATCGTAGAcaatttttttaaaaatcaaatacattttaattgactttgtaacacaacaatgttgaaaaagtcaaggggtgagaatactttctgaaggcactgcttTAGGGCtatattcaatctgtatcgctgaagtTCAGATTGAATAAAACCCCTAGTGTTTATAGTCTCTTGTACATGCCTTAGCTGATTCAGTTCTAGGTGCTGAGATTAGTGTGTATAGCAGTGTGAAACTATGCACATTTCTCTGTGAAAGACCAACTCTTCACATAAGAGGCAATAACAATAGAGCTCTAAAAACAGTCAGGTGTTCTTTTCACAGTCAAGACTCCCACAGACTCATTACCCTGAAAAAGAGAAGCTTAAGGACGACTGTAAGAGTGAAAACTCCTTTTGTGGTATTGATCTTGTGATTGCCCATGTAGCAGATTTACTGTATGGTTTTGTCCCTCTCGCGCTGTCACTTGTCTTCAGGTACTTCAGACGTGCTGCAGCTCTAACAAGGATATGGATCCAGATGAACTCCCTtaccatcaaatcaaatgaaattgaattggtcacacacatatttatcagatgttattctgggtgtagcgaaatgcttgtgttcctagctcaaaTAGTGCATTAGTATCTAGcagttcacaacaatacacactaatctaaaagtaaaataatggaactaagaaatatataaatattagattgagtaatgtcggagtggcattgactaaaatacagtagaatagaatacactatatacatattaGATGAGTAAACCAGTATGTACACATTAtataaacattattcaagtggctattgttccattattatagtgaccagtgattccaagtttatgtacagtatatagggcAGGAGCAAAATGTTGTTTAGTTTGCTGTTATAACTGTATGTGTTTACGGGGTGCGCGCTAacagcgtttcaatcagtgatgtcacacgctctgagaccttgaagtagttgttccccttgccctgcaagggccgtggcttttgtggcgcgatgggtaatgatgcttcatgGGTATCagctgttgatgtgtgcagagggtccctggttcgagcccaggtaggggcgaggagagggacagaagcaatactgttacacctacagtatgtgaatgTGAGTTCATTATGTGGATAGATTGTCaaagagctgtgtgtgtttgggcgagtgtgtgtgtgcgggtgcgtTCATGCATTTATTTCTGTGTGCGTTTCTATGCAGAGAGACACTGAGGAACAAGAGGAAGCTCCTCTTATTGAAGTTAGACTGCAATATAAATAAGTGAAGCCAGTAAAAAGGGCCAGCAGCACAGAGGATAGATCACAAACCAGGGGCTGCTGCTCTGTCTTAGAAGAAGGTCTATAAACTTGGCTTTTGCCTCTACTGTCTTTCATCACTAGCCTCCATCTTTCTGCCTCTGCAACTTTGCCTCTTCCTTTCCCGCCTAACTATatctttctctcattctttctccctgtctctctttataTTCCTTCTCATAGGGGgcggcagggttagggttagggttaaggttgcaagttcaaacccccgagctgacatggtacaaatctgtcgttctgcccctgaacaggcagttaacccactgttcctaggc
This window of the Oncorhynchus clarkii lewisi isolate Uvic-CL-2024 chromosome 1, UVic_Ocla_1.0, whole genome shotgun sequence genome carries:
- the LOC139415861 gene encoding voltage-gated potassium channel regulatory subunit KCNG4-like → MPIISNANHDFSNLSASDDSSLDAIFTQIPETESVKGVYYQRAQFIRRPEDLLSVDHGLLAVINVGGNQYTFPWSTLEQFPLTRLGRLCGLSSPEEIAGVCDDYDETRREFFFDRSPSAFRVILNFLAAGKLRMLREMCVLSLHDELLYWGVEMTYMERCCKRKMYTRIEEMNEHERQEEEQRQRHALLRPPVEETRYRKFMNQLRDMVENPQSGLPGKIFACLSVVMVAVTVISLCISTMPDLREEEDRGECSQKCRNMFIVETVCVAWFSLEWILRFIQARSKLEFIRGPLNVIDAMAILPYYVSLVVDEDDPAMDHEKAGGTSYLDKLGLVLRILRALRILYVMRLARHSLGLQTLGLTVRRSTREFGLLLLFLCVAVTLFSPLVHLAESELTGVEDFSSIPASYWWAIISMTTVGYGDMVPRSIPGQVVALSSILSGILIMAFPATSIFHMFSKSYQDLKREHDRLFKEECAAAAALAAASGEGQEGSEDFPPPGLRHICPDTESTRSLESLSLLENGVEANQRSHSPRLPAGAF